A region from the Microbacterium sp. NC79 genome encodes:
- a CDS encoding rhodanese-like domain-containing protein, whose amino-acid sequence MRRLMTLMAAALALTLGLTACAPAADPIEIGTNTIVLDVRTASEYTAGHLEGAQLLDMNAGDVAAAIPTLDPDAEYVVYCKSGNRAGQAVTLMQDAGYSNVTNLGSLSQAADATGIAIVK is encoded by the coding sequence ATGCGTCGCTTGATGACCCTGATGGCCGCAGCCCTTGCGCTGACGCTCGGCTTGACCGCGTGCGCGCCCGCTGCCGACCCCATCGAAATCGGAACCAACACGATCGTCCTCGACGTCCGCACGGCCTCTGAGTACACCGCCGGGCACCTCGAGGGCGCACAGCTTCTCGATATGAATGCGGGCGATGTCGCTGCGGCGATCCCGACCCTCGACCCCGACGCCGAGTACGTCGTTTACTGCAAGTCGGGCAACCGCGCCGGGCAAGCCGTCACGCTGATGCAAGACGCCGGCTATAGCAACGTGACGAACCTCGGCTCGCTCAGCCAGGCCGCAGACGCGACGGGTATCGCGATCGTCAAGTAG
- a CDS encoding cupin domain-containing protein, translated as MTDQPYTLVSADREALLAEPVASTDRPQMKRIFQGPGTTIVRLTLAEGQIMREHSTNSPLTVQVLEGLITFRIAGDEVSMPAGAIIHVAAGVKHELEAVSEAHMTLLLATAL; from the coding sequence ATGACCGATCAGCCATACACGCTCGTTTCCGCCGACCGCGAGGCTCTGCTCGCCGAGCCCGTCGCTTCGACCGACCGGCCGCAAATGAAGCGCATTTTTCAGGGTCCAGGCACGACAATCGTGCGCCTTACCCTCGCCGAGGGTCAGATCATGCGCGAGCACTCGACGAACTCCCCGCTCACCGTGCAGGTTCTCGAAGGCCTGATCACATTCCGCATCGCAGGTGACGAAGTGTCAATGCCTGCAGGAGCGATCATCCATGTCGCCGCTGGCGTGAAACATGAGCTTGAAGCCGTATCCGAAGCGCACATGACACTCCTCCTGGCAACGGCACTGTAA
- a CDS encoding cold-shock protein — translation MATGTVKWFNGEKGYGFIAPDDGSADLFAHYSAIAGSGFKELREGQKVEFDAEQGPKGMQAANIVAL, via the coding sequence ATGGCCACTGGCACCGTGAAATGGTTCAACGGCGAAAAGGGCTACGGCTTCATCGCTCCCGATGACGGATCCGCAGACCTCTTTGCGCACTACAGCGCAATCGCCGGTTCAGGCTTTAAGGAGCTGCGCGAAGGACAGAAAGTCGAATTCGACGCCGAGCAGGGCCCCAAGGGCATGCAGGCTGCGAACATCGTCGCGCTGTAA
- a CDS encoding nucleosidase has translation MKLLVAAAESELQAFPSHIDGYEILVTGIGKLRAAVRLTQALERATYEEILVVGTAGCVDEALMAGVHDISRALQHDVQNLEGVVGEHVTLPAIVDLEREGLTIATGDSFVDDAAVVATVRGLGASLIDMESYAFAWVAKEYGVPLRIVRVVSDKAEDGATELWDEVVARCSAQLWEWMQDEYGVSA, from the coding sequence ATGAAGCTACTTGTTGCCGCCGCCGAATCTGAACTGCAGGCATTCCCGTCGCACATTGATGGCTACGAAATTTTGGTCACTGGCATTGGCAAGTTGCGCGCAGCTGTTCGCCTCACCCAGGCGCTGGAGAGGGCGACCTACGAAGAAATTCTGGTTGTCGGAACTGCGGGCTGTGTCGACGAGGCGCTGATGGCTGGTGTGCATGACATTTCCCGAGCATTGCAACACGACGTGCAAAACCTCGAAGGCGTCGTCGGCGAGCACGTCACGCTTCCCGCCATCGTCGACCTTGAGCGCGAGGGCCTCACGATCGCAACAGGCGACAGCTTCGTTGATGATGCCGCTGTTGTCGCGACGGTGCGCGGCTTGGGTGCCTCGCTCATTGACATGGAGTCCTACGCGTTTGCGTGGGTCGCGAAGGAATATGGCGTTCCGCTTCGCATCGTGCGCGTCGTCTCAGACAAGGCAGAAGACGGCGCGACTGAGTTGTGGGACGAAGTCGTCGCTCGATGCAGCGCGCAACTGTGGGAGTGGATGCAGGACGAGTACGGCGTCTCTGCCTGA
- a CDS encoding FadR/GntR family transcriptional regulator, with protein MALTDDAIAMIKARIVSGVWNPGDRLPPEHELGEQLGISRNSLREAVKALAFLGVLDVRHGGGTYVTSLEPDILLTSLAFVTDMHDDRALREMFHIRRVLESHAAAEAARTATAEEIQALRDELKTVDEIAQAADYLAHGAQFHRVLCGIAGNRYLTALVTSLIARPLFDRATAEPLAQATVARTVHEHEAIVEAIATGDAARASELIEQHVAEIDYWVRDGDELDSVGAH; from the coding sequence ATGGCACTCACAGATGACGCCATTGCCATGATCAAGGCGAGAATCGTCTCCGGAGTGTGGAATCCCGGAGATCGACTTCCACCGGAGCATGAACTTGGCGAGCAATTAGGCATCTCTCGAAACTCGCTACGCGAAGCTGTCAAGGCACTCGCTTTTCTCGGCGTGCTCGACGTTCGGCATGGCGGTGGAACATACGTGACTAGTCTCGAGCCTGACATCCTGTTAACCTCACTGGCGTTCGTCACCGATATGCACGATGACCGCGCCCTGCGCGAAATGTTCCACATCCGGCGGGTGTTGGAGAGTCATGCCGCTGCCGAGGCCGCTCGCACCGCCACGGCAGAAGAAATCCAGGCGTTGCGCGATGAGCTGAAAACGGTTGACGAAATCGCTCAAGCTGCGGACTACCTTGCCCACGGCGCGCAGTTTCACCGCGTGCTGTGTGGCATTGCAGGCAATCGCTATCTCACTGCTCTCGTCACAAGCCTCATTGCCCGCCCGCTTTTTGACCGGGCAACGGCTGAGCCTCTGGCACAGGCGACCGTGGCGCGCACCGTTCATGAGCACGAAGCGATCGTCGAGGCCATCGCCACCGGTGATGCCGCCAGAGCGTCAGAGCTCATCGAGCAACACGTTGCCGAAATTGACTACTGGGTACGCGACGGCGACGAACTGGACTCGGTCGGCGCGCACTAA
- a CDS encoding DnaJ domain-containing protein, with the protein MFDSPLSASAYEILQVAVTATEEELRRAYRVRLRHTHPDTGGDAAQFVLVQRAWELVGTAQARAAYDRGHGFGTAAPHVQDFAGFRAQAAPSTTRPGPRTYGQPGGRNRERYLAGIREFAGRGVQLFDPYDPALVRSAPRELKQLLADALAEETTARVLSELGMGYTLWHDVAVPTRSGHALIIDHIVLGPSGLYAVASEDYGTAVRFKRSEVIGDGVPSAPIATLVGAARTLGRVAGVRFGGAMLVLPDEDLPETITELGRVKSLPVAVVSPQTLTTMLRRGVTGVPDIGGNEIFDVRTRLQRTVQFA; encoded by the coding sequence GTGTTCGATAGTCCCCTTTCTGCTTCGGCTTACGAAATTTTGCAGGTTGCCGTCACGGCGACCGAGGAAGAGCTTCGCCGTGCCTATCGCGTGCGTTTGCGGCATACACATCCAGACACCGGCGGCGATGCTGCACAGTTTGTGCTGGTGCAACGCGCGTGGGAGCTGGTAGGCACCGCGCAAGCGCGGGCTGCCTACGATCGGGGCCACGGCTTCGGAACCGCGGCGCCTCACGTGCAGGACTTCGCTGGATTTCGGGCACAGGCAGCGCCATCGACGACGCGGCCAGGGCCCCGTACCTACGGCCAGCCTGGGGGTCGCAACCGCGAGCGGTACCTCGCGGGTATCCGCGAGTTCGCCGGTCGCGGCGTACAGCTTTTCGACCCGTACGACCCGGCACTCGTGCGCTCGGCCCCGCGTGAGCTGAAGCAGCTCCTTGCTGACGCTCTTGCCGAGGAGACAACCGCTCGCGTGCTCAGCGAATTGGGCATGGGATACACGCTGTGGCACGACGTCGCGGTCCCGACCCGTAGTGGGCATGCGCTGATTATCGACCACATCGTGCTGGGCCCGAGCGGCCTGTACGCGGTGGCATCGGAGGACTACGGAACCGCGGTGCGGTTTAAGCGTTCCGAAGTGATTGGTGACGGGGTTCCGTCCGCGCCCATTGCGACCCTCGTGGGGGCTGCGCGCACTCTCGGTCGGGTTGCTGGCGTTCGTTTTGGTGGTGCCATGCTGGTGCTGCCAGACGAAGACCTCCCCGAGACGATCACCGAACTGGGGCGCGTGAAGTCGCTCCCGGTCGCGGTGGTCTCCCCACAGACGCTCACGACCATGCTGAGGCGCGGCGTGACGGGCGTGCCCGATATCGGTGGCAACGAGATCTTTGACGTGCGCACGCGCCTCCAGCGCACCGTGCAGTTCGCGTAA
- a CDS encoding enoyl-CoA hydratase/isomerase family protein, with product MTDINLTDEHVLVSARGGLGRITLNRPRALNALSLDMIVAITRVLNAWRDDTDIETVVIDSSDPRGLCAGGDVRALREAIIAGKREEAAGFFRAEYAMNAAIAEYPKPIVAIADGITMGGGIGIAGHASHRIVTETSKLAMPETRIGFTPDVGGTWLLAQAPGRFGEYLGLTGATMNAADAIATGFADYFVPAARVASLIDALETRADPSTVTELILLFDETAEPSPLLMQKEWIDDAFGRASVAEIAERLDELSADPEVGAAAAAAQQLLTEMSPTSLAVTLASVRQARTLDGVHAVLAQEFNLADWLWSVSNDMVEGIRAQLVDKDRNPQFSPATIAEVPADTGARALAHRAETPLWN from the coding sequence GTGACCGATATCAACCTCACTGATGAGCACGTTCTGGTGTCTGCGCGCGGCGGTCTTGGCCGCATCACGCTCAACCGTCCACGTGCGCTGAACGCGCTCTCACTCGACATGATTGTCGCTATTACGCGGGTGCTGAACGCTTGGCGTGATGACACGGATATCGAAACCGTTGTCATCGACTCATCAGACCCGCGCGGGCTGTGCGCTGGCGGTGACGTTCGTGCGCTTCGGGAAGCAATCATTGCAGGTAAGCGTGAGGAAGCCGCGGGCTTCTTCCGGGCTGAGTATGCGATGAACGCCGCGATTGCCGAGTACCCCAAGCCAATCGTCGCGATTGCTGACGGCATCACAATGGGCGGTGGTATCGGCATCGCCGGTCACGCTTCACACCGAATCGTCACCGAGACCTCCAAGCTCGCGATGCCCGAGACGCGCATTGGATTTACCCCCGATGTCGGCGGCACCTGGCTACTGGCGCAGGCCCCCGGCCGCTTCGGTGAGTACCTTGGCCTCACCGGCGCGACGATGAATGCGGCCGACGCGATCGCGACGGGCTTTGCCGACTACTTTGTACCGGCTGCGCGCGTTGCTTCCCTCATTGACGCGCTTGAGACGCGCGCCGATCCGAGTACGGTGACCGAGCTCATTCTGCTGTTCGATGAGACGGCGGAACCATCACCACTGCTGATGCAAAAGGAGTGGATTGACGACGCCTTCGGTCGGGCATCGGTGGCGGAGATCGCCGAGCGCCTCGACGAGCTGAGTGCCGATCCTGAGGTGGGTGCGGCCGCGGCCGCCGCGCAGCAGTTGCTGACGGAAATGTCACCGACATCGCTGGCCGTCACGCTGGCATCGGTGCGTCAAGCGCGCACTCTCGATGGCGTACACGCCGTGCTCGCGCAAGAATTTAACCTCGCCGATTGGCTGTGGAGCGTGTCAAACGACATGGTCGAAGGCATCCGAGCGCAGCTTGTCGACAAAGACCGCAATCCGCAATTTTCTCCCGCGACGATTGCCGAGGTTCCGGCCGACACCGGCGCTCGCGCCCTCGCGCACCGCGCTGAGACCCCTCTTTGGAATTAA